One genomic window of Dryobates pubescens isolate bDryPub1 chromosome 17, bDryPub1.pri, whole genome shotgun sequence includes the following:
- the RBPMS2 gene encoding RNA-binding protein with multiple splicing 2: MSNLNKDTEHTNGNANVEEEVRTLFVSGLPVDIKPRELYLLFRPFKGYEGSLIKLTSKQPVGFVTFDSRAGAEAAKNALNGIRFDPENPQTLRLEFAKANTKMAKSKLMATPNPTNIHPALGAHFIARDPYDLTGAALIPASPEAWAPYPLYTTELTPAIPHAAFTYPAAAAAAAALHAQMRWYPPSEATQQGWKSRQFC, translated from the exons GTCCGGACGCTGTTTGTCAGTGGCCTTCCCGTGGACATCAAGCCCAGGGAGCTCTACCtgctcttcagacccttcaag ggTTATGAAGGATCCCTAATCAAGCTGACTTCGAAGCAG CCAGTTGGGTTTGTGACCTTCGACAGCCGGGCTGGTGCAGAGGCAGCCAAGAACGCCTTGAAT GGCATCCGCTTCGACCCCGAGAACCCCCAGACCCTGCGGCTGGAGTTTGCCAAAGCCAACACCAAGATGGCCAAGAGCAAGCTGATggccaccccaaaccccaccaacatccaccctgccctgggggcacaCTTCATTGCACGGGACCCCT ATGACctgactggagcagctctgatccCAGCATCCCCAGAGGCATGGGCTCCCTACCCCCTGTACACCACGGAGCTGACCCCTGCCATCCCCCACGCTGCCTTCACCTACCCggcagccgccgccgctgccgccgccctgCACGCCCag ATGCGCTGGTACCCTCCTTCTGAAGCCACCCAGCAAGGATGGAAGTCTCGGCAGTTCTGTTAG